From one Peptoniphilaceae bacterium AMB_02 genomic stretch:
- a CDS encoding DUF6688 family protein, translating to MKDKFKKYIDRLYKLPILYSLGISIILMLLFATYIFIADGSGTIKEMPQGIFFGALILGFFVYPGILTLLNIVFLFMRTNDKRIKLAGKKIDVVTIILGTVFTGLYMSLMDIRFVPWDTVLKNNEKHFMLSIEYLPGFIIPVVMALGAYIYLRIKSIKETPPLFAVICISSLYLGIGICVMWILQVFGTVTSDPLLALAPFNFVLILIKVIKEVIIEWNDQEKMEEPLDKSEVEVMENPNTWKGKVNALLKNSLNWPLIAFIFTLPLLGIVIMISIIIGQRPDSFYRVWTETADWNLSQKIAPPNEMFDQHYLCTVAVAGHPRLVKPLRPGTRGGETILVNRQLCIANAFEQLLEEKLPKFHKAIRDFYDKYGYPISRHINSPWRADTVYLLMKPLEWLFLVVLYLFDIEPERRISRQYAYKPVR from the coding sequence ATGAAGGATAAATTCAAAAAATATATTGATAGATTATATAAACTACCGATTCTCTACTCGCTGGGAATTAGCATAATCCTGATGCTATTATTTGCAACATATATTTTTATAGCCGATGGAAGTGGAACGATTAAAGAGATGCCTCAGGGGATATTTTTTGGAGCTCTAATTTTGGGGTTTTTTGTATATCCGGGAATTCTTACTTTGCTGAATATAGTCTTTTTATTTATGAGAACTAACGATAAAAGGATAAAGCTGGCGGGGAAAAAGATAGATGTAGTAACTATAATACTTGGAACTGTGTTTACCGGCCTATACATGAGTTTAATGGATATTAGATTTGTACCTTGGGACACAGTGCTCAAAAATAATGAAAAGCATTTTATGCTATCCATAGAATATTTGCCTGGATTTATAATTCCGGTGGTCATGGCTTTGGGAGCTTATATTTACCTTAGAATCAAGTCCATAAAAGAGACACCTCCACTTTTTGCTGTGATTTGTATTTCAAGTCTTTACTTGGGAATCGGAATATGTGTAATGTGGATACTTCAAGTTTTTGGAACCGTTACATCCGATCCATTACTTGCACTTGCGCCATTTAATTTTGTTTTAATCTTAATTAAAGTGATCAAAGAGGTTATTATTGAATGGAATGACCAAGAAAAAATGGAAGAGCCATTGGATAAATCTGAAGTGGAAGTGATGGAGAATCCAAATACATGGAAGGGAAAAGTTAATGCATTACTAAAAAATTCTTTAAACTGGCCTCTGATTGCTTTTATTTTTACACTGCCATTACTGGGAATCGTAATTATGATTTCAATAATAATCGGACAAAGACCGGACAGTTTTTATAGAGTTTGGACCGAGACAGCAGATTGGAATTTATCTCAAAAAATAGCACCACCTAATGAAATGTTCGATCAACATTATCTATGCACTGTCGCAGTTGCCGGTCATCCTAGACTAGTCAAACCACTTAGGCCGGGCACAAGAGGTGGGGAGACAATACTTGTGAATCGACAATTGTGTATTGCCAATGCCTTTGAACAATTATTGGAAGAAAAGCTGCCAAAGTTTCATAAAGCTATAAGGGATTTTTACGATAAATACGGCTATCCTATATCAAGACATATTAATTCACCTTGGAGAGCCGATACTGTTTATCTTTTGATGAAACCTTTAGAATGGTTGTTTTTAGTAGTTCTTTATCTATTTGATATCGAACCTGAGCGCAGGATATCAAGGCAATACGCCTATAAACCTGTACGATAA
- a CDS encoding NUDIX domain-containing protein, with the protein MTEVKFYDAIDDSLLKFAVIIAKKNNQWVFCKHKERNTYEIPGGHRESGEQIIDTAKRELYEETGAIEYSIKPVCVYSVTSANNFNGQETYGMLYTADIIEFEEELRSEIEKIIITTNLVENWTYPLIQPKLIEEAKRRKII; encoded by the coding sequence GTGACAGAAGTCAAATTTTATGATGCAATTGATGATAGTTTATTGAAATTTGCTGTTATCATAGCAAAAAAAAACAATCAATGGGTTTTTTGCAAACACAAAGAACGAAACACGTATGAAATTCCCGGTGGACACCGAGAAAGTGGAGAGCAAATAATAGACACGGCAAAACGAGAATTATATGAAGAAACGGGTGCTATTGAATATAGCATAAAGCCAGTTTGTGTCTACTCAGTTACTTCTGCAAATAATTTCAATGGGCAAGAAACATATGGGATGCTTTATACTGCAGATATTATTGAGTTTGAGGAAGAACTACGCAGTGAAATTGAAAAAATAATCATAACTACCAATCTTGTAGAAAATTGGACATATCCATTGATTCAGCCAAAATTGATAGAAGAGGCTAAACGGAGAAAGATAATATAA